The genomic window GGCATTTGCACTTGCTTGTTTATATAAAAATGACTGCTTCAAAATGCTCTCAAAAGCGGGCTTTTTTATCATCATGTTTTTTCTTGTCGCCGCAGGTGGTATCGACATCTTTAAATACGCCATAGCGCCCGTCACGGGATGGAAGGAATTTAGCGCTGAGGAAATGGAGCTTGCTAGGCAAATCTCCACAACAACCCCCCCTGACGCCGTATTTTTAAATGCACCCACGTTTAATCATCCGGTTTTTTTGTCCGGAAGAAAATCTCTGATGGGCTATCCTGCCCATATATGGAGTCATGGTTATGCTGGCGCTCAGCGGCGCGAACAGGACATCGAAAAGATGCTAAAGGGGAAGCCCAATGCCCGGTCATTGATCAATACCTATCATCCGTCTTATGCTGCAATTGGCCCACACGAAAGGCGCATGGGTGCAAACAAGGAATTTTTTGACACCAATTACCCGATCATTCTTACCACGAATAATTACACAATGTATGATCTTGCCGGACGGCGGGAAAAACCGCCGTCCCGCTCTGAGATAATGGGAGAGATGAATTTAACCGACCAAAAGCATGGACTACGAATACGGTATTATGATAGCATACACTGGAAAAATAAACCCGTGGACGAGGGCATTGTTGAACACATCGGATTCAGCTGGGATAATGAAGAAAGGAAGCCGGTATCAAGTCCTTTTGGCGTTATCCTGGAAGGGTTCCTTGATATTCAGATTTCCGGCACATACACCTTTAAGATAACATCAGATGATGGTTCCTGGCTTTTTTTAGATAACGTCCTGATCATAGACAATGGCGGTCACCATGCAATGAAGTCTGCTACAGCCGCCCTTGCGTTGGAAAAAGGGCTGCACAAAATCATGATTCAGTATTTTGATGCAGGCGGGGGAGCCATTCTTAACCTTTCGTGGACACCTCCGGGAGGCGTAGAATCGGAGATACCGGCAGAACAATTGTATACAAAAGAGTAAAGCCAAAGGGCGAGAAAGGGATTGTCAATAGCATAACGTACGAAATCCATAACCAAGACACCCTTACCAGAGGTAAATCAAGGTGGTTGTAAATAAACTTACGAAAACAGATCCTCGTGAAACTTGTCCTCGCAAAAACAGGAAATGGGGAAAGGGTGTCGTTACGAGGCAGTAAGATGAAAGTGTGCCATGACACACTTTTTTATCGTATTTAAGCAAAGCTATTTCTTTTTTTATTTGCTCCTATTTGATCATAAGTGGTGACTATGCAGAGCATTGTAAAATAATTCACAAAAATATTTTTACTCAGCAATATCATGGCTTTTATTTTGCGAACATTAATAAAATAGTAATTCCCAACCCGAACGAGTCGGAAAAGAAATACGGATAGGGGTAGGAAAGGCTTTCGCCTCTCCTCCCTCCGAACCGTACAGGCGGGTCTCCCGCATACGGCTCTCCAGTCAGTGGTTACCCCTTCGGGGTTGACAGGCTAATGCATGGGCTGCGGTTAATGTGAACAACCCAAGATTAGCAAAGTACGCATTTGGCCATCTCTGATGGTCTGCACCTCGGCCTCTTCCTTTCCCTCCCCGACGCTTTCTCAGGATGCTCCTCAGTCTCATTCGTATCCAACGGTCTATTCTTGGAAATGTCGTTTTGTGGCTGTATTTAAAGTATTCATACCAGCCTCTGAGACTTTGGTTGAGTTCTCCTGTTATACATTTCATGCTCTCTCCTGATGTTCGTCTTGTCTTGTGGCGGATAGTCTCTTTGAACTTATTCATACTCTTTTTTGCGTGGCCATCTCATCTCTCGTTCAAAGTGATACCCCAGAAAGTCAAATCCTCCCTCTTGGGTTGCATCTACTATTTTGGTCTTCTCTGGATGCAGTGTCAGCCCTCTTGCTTCGAGCATTCCTTTCATTTCTTCCAATGCCCTCTTTGCTTCTTCTTCATTTCTGCACAGAATAACGCTATCATCTGCATACCTGACCATCTCATGCCCCAGCCTTGCCATTTCGTGGTCTATCTTACTTAGTGTCTGAACGAAAACGCACTTTTTGTAAAAGTGCGAGGTCGATTTTCTATTTACCAATAGATAATTTTAAGATTTGAGATTAGGGTTTTTGGCAAAAATACTGTTCTTTTACATATTTCCCTTGTTTTCCCCTTTATTTTAGCCTTGTCTGGGCGTACCTGCCTCCCGGCAGACTGTTTTTCTTCGTGTTTTTTGCTTGCTTAGGCGGCTTTTCGCAACTTTTCGCACTGCTTCCGTGCCTTCTCCTGCAGCACGTTTCCCAGCTTGTGCAAATTCGCAGCTAACACGCCCATTGCACAATATCTTTTAAAGGCATGCAGCCCTTTGTCCGGACACCTATCCAAGCCGTGATGCTCCAAACGATTGATATCCGATTCTACCGCCGAGTGCTTGTGCCTTAGCTTCTTAAATGTCTTACCCGATTCCTCTTCCTGTTCCGCCTTATTCTTCTTGCCCTTCTTGGGAAGGATTACCTCTGGTATATACAAACTCAGCAACTCTTTATTCTCTTTCTTGTAAAAACCTTTATCAAAACTTATACTCTTTATTGTGCCTTCTCCGTAACGGCTCAACAACCTATCTGCCAATGGAATTACCAACGATACATCCGCCTGTTTTTCTCCTACCACATGGTCCACGATGAAACCCCACTGATCGCTTGCTACCAGAATATTATGTCCCAACTCTACCCTTTTGTTTGACTTGCCTTTGTACAGCCACTCCGTATGCGGCTCAAACAACGAATGAACCTTTTCTGCCGCCGGTATTACCTCATCCCGGATCACCCTTCTCTCCACCAGGTCTATCTGTTTATTCAACATCCCGTGAAAATACTCCAGTGTCCCTATTTTCCCTGCATGCTTGTCTACCTGGTTCGTCGTTAGCACCTTTTCGTAGATGGCTAACAGACTCGCTCCTATCTTTTCACTCAAACCCCTCGATAATTCCAAGTAACTCCTCACATGCTCTTCCTTGTTTTTCCCCCCGCTGCTTGACGCCTTTGCGCTTATCCTCATCAGCTTTTTTAACTCTCTCCTCCAATATTTGCTCTTGCGCCATCCTTTCCCCGCCAGGATGCCTTCCTCTATTGCATCCTCTATCATGTCCAGACTCTTGCGTCCCGCATCCCACAATAAATTCATATCGGTCGGAAAGTGTACATTCGTCTCTAACACATACGTATCCACCTTAATACACAGTCCTTCGTCCTTTTTTTTAACCAACTGATGCCCCGATGATATCACCACTTCATTTATCTGCCTGAGGGTCTCCTCATCCAACAATCTTATATTGTCCTTGATGCTCTGCATCGAAAAAACCTTCGCCTCTCCAAATGCCGTCTCAACCCCCATTATCTGCCTGATAAGTTTGTGATGGTTGGCAAAATCCTCCAACCTGTCATAATCGGCATCTAACCCTAATCTTACCACCGACAACACCAAAATATGCCATAAATCCATCCCATATCTTCCCGTCTTTTTCTTCCCCTTCGTTACCTTCGCCTC from Candidatus Brocadia sp. includes these protein-coding regions:
- a CDS encoding ISNCY family transposase, with product MRKRFEQQLKLGIIPISGVKLPIKSRDELPPILRALQHIYVTPELNEEVFRILEAKVTKGKKKTGRYGMDLWHILVLSVVRLGLDADYDRLEDFANHHKLIRQIMGVETAFGEAKVFSMQSIKDNIRLLDEETLRQINEVVISSGHQLVKKKDEGLCIKVDTYVLETNVHFPTDMNLLWDAGRKSLDMIEDAIEEGILAGKGWRKSKYWRRELKKLMRISAKASSSGGKNKEEHVRSYLELSRGLSEKIGASLLAIYEKVLTTNQVDKHAGKIGTLEYFHGMLNKQIDLVERRVIRDEVIPAAEKVHSLFEPHTEWLYKGKSNKRVELGHNILVASDQWGFIVDHVVGEKQADVSLVIPLADRLLSRYGEGTIKSISFDKGFYKKENKELLSLYIPEVILPKKGKKNKAEQEEESGKTFKKLRHKHSAVESDINRLEHHGLDRCPDKGLHAFKRYCAMGVLAANLHKLGNVLQEKARKQCEKLRKAA